Part of the Bacteriovorax stolpii genome, AGTAATCAAGGTGCAAAACATTGGGCTCCATCTTAAATTTTCTTAAGACATGTATAACATTTGTTCTTAGAGTTTTTGCTTTGCACTTTCTGCGGCTTCTGCGACTGCTTCTTTCGCTTTTTCTGCTCCTCTGGCAATCCCACTTTTCACATTGCCCCAGGTATCAGAGAAGTAATCGTTTAGTTTAGTTTGAATGGATTCTTTCGACTCACCATAACGTTGCTGAATAATCCCAGTCAGTGCCGTCAAATCACCTTTTGCCTGTTCTAGGTCATCATCAGTGAGCTTGCCCCACATTTTTCTAATCTCACCTTTGGCCTCAGTCCATTTCCCTTTAATAGTGTCTTCATTCAAAACGAAATCACGTTTTGTTTCTTTGTTTGTGTCAAAATGCATAAAGCCTCCCTATTGTTTTTTCCAATGATTTTCTCCATTGGAGATCACTATAAAGAGAGCAAATTGCCTGCCAAAATTTTTGATGTAAATTTGAATTGTTAAAGAGAGAAAAAAGAAAGAAGGGGGGTATATTACCCCCTTCTTTTAGTTCAGTTCATATGATTCGATTTCTTTTAATTTTCGATAAAGCGTCTTGCGGTCAATATCGAGTTCTTTCGCTGTCTGTTCTTTGGCAAAATTATTTCGTTTAAAAATAAACTCGATGTATTTTTTGCAAACATCTTCCAGAGTCATCAGTGAGTTGATTGAAAAAAGAGCTCCATCAACTGAGCCTTCGATTTTCTTTTCTTCACTTGAATGGTCTGTACTAGGTAAATCATCTGGTTCGATATAATCCGATTGGGCAAGGACAACGGCTCTTTCAATCGCATTCTCCAGCTCACGAACGTTCCCTTGCCATGGAAGAGTTTCAAGTTTTTTGATCGCTTCTTTTGTAAATCCTTTAATGCTTACATTGTTCATTAAACTGAATTTTTTCAAAAAGTACTCTGACAGAGGGAGAATATCTTCTTTTCTATCGCGAAGAGGCGGCATATAAATCGGAATAACATTCAAACGGAAGTATAAGTCTTCTCTGAATCGTCCCGCTTCCACTTCTTTCTTTAAATTCTTGTGAGTCGCACAGATGATCCTTGCAGTAATATCTCTTGGTTGGTTTTCACCAATACGCTTAATTTTTCTTTCTTGTAAAACGCGCAGAAGTTTTGCCTGTAATGGAAGGGCCAAATCACCGATCTCATCAAGGAATAATGTTCCGTTGTTGGCCTCTTCAAAAAGACCGATTTTACTTCCCATCGCTCCAGTAAAGGCCCCTTTTGCATAACCAAACAACTCTGATTCCAGTAAATTTTCAGGAATCGCTGAACAGTTAATTGCAATGAATGGCTGGTTTTTTCTCTCACCCAATTCATGAACTGCGCGAGCGACAACTTCCTTACCAGATCCACTTTCTCCACTGATAATAATATTGGCCTGAGAGCTTGAAACTCTTTTTGCCAGCTCCATTGCCTGTTTAAAACCAGGACTTCTTCCGATCACACCTTTAAGGCCAAGGAAGTCTTGTTCATTGAAAAGACTCTTCAGGTTAGTGTTCTCAATTTGTACCTGATTTAAGAAAAGAGCTCTTTGAACTGAAATTAATAATTGTGGAAAGTGCAGTGGCTTTAAAACGAAGTCATAAGCTCCGGCCTCAATGGCCTCAAGAGAAACTTCTAAACTTCCTTCCGCCGTCATCAGAATGATTGGCAGAACTAAATTAATTTTTCTAATACGCTTGATGAAATCCACTCCCGACATAACCGGAAGTTTGAAGTCCGATAGAACAACATCAACTGCCACCTTTGAACTCTCAATATCGTCCAGTGCAAGTCGTGCATCTTCGTACGTAACAACGTTGTAGCCTCTTTGTTTAAAGAACGAACAAAGCAGGTCTAAAAGGTCTTTATCATCATCGATAATCATGAGTGTTGATAGTTTTTTTGTTTTCATGGGGTATTTTTACTCTCTGGGGTTTTTAGTACCGTTCATGTGGCAAGTGTGGCATATTTCCCAACCGCTGTCAACACCCAATAGCTAAGTGCATGTAATTAAATAATGCAAAGATGGCATAAGTCCTGCTTTTAATTAGTATCAGAGTCGTGAACTTCTTTAAAGGAGATAGATATGTTGCGCGCAGCCATTATTTTTTTCGTATTGGGGCTTATTGCCATGCTTTTCGGGGCCTACGGGATTGCCGGGGTTTCAATTGAAGTCGGCAAGGTTCTACTGATGGTATTCATCGTTTTAGCAATCCTAAGCTTTGTTGTTGGCCTAATCAGAGGCGGTGGTGGAAAACACCTCCCTTAACTTTCAAACGACATTGTTTAAATAAGTTTGACGGGTCTTCAATCCTGCAAAATTGAAGGCCCTCATACTTAAGGAAAAAATCCAAAATGCAGTCATTCTTTTTATCTCTCATTCACTGATAAGAATTTATCACTGGAAGAAAAAAGCATGGCTGCTTTTTTTATTTTAGGACACGGAATGCTTAAACCACTTGTTTTCTCCCTGGTCTTCACTCTTTCTCCTCAGGCCACTTCGGCCACACCAGTTGAAGGAACCACTAGCAACGAAGAAAAAATCAACGAAGAAATAGAAAAACACGATCCTCAAAAAGAGATCGAGGAAGCTTCATCAGACGTCGTAGGAGTTAATCCAAGAGAGAAATTCTCTCTCTACCAACCTACCTACTTCATCTTTGGGAAAGACGATTTAAAACTACAATTTAGCGGTAAATACCGAGTCGCTAAATCCTACAATCTTTATCTAGGTTACACTCAGACGATGTTCTGGAACATTTACGAGAGCTCTGCTCCTTTTGGCGACATTAACTACAACCCAGAGGCCTTCTACAGGCTTACGGAAAACGATACAAAGTTCCTGCGCTCTTTAGACATTGGTATGCTTCATACATCCAACGGAGAAGACGGCGATAAATCCCGCTCCATCAACCGCCTTTTTGCCAAAACAAATTTTGCTTCTCACATTGGACGAAACAATATTCTGGGAGAACTGAAACTTCAGCACATCTACAGCAAAGCAAACAACAACCGCAACATTGTCGACTATATGGGATACTGGGAACTCAAAATGATTGTCACACACATCCTGACTATTGGAAAAGGACGCCTGGACCTGGAGTACAGGGTGTTTGCTGGAAAAAAAGTAGTCAACTTTAGCAGCGGCGGACGCGAGCTTGGACTTATCTACCACTTCGGAAGCCCTAACTTTAACCCTTCAATCTATTTTCAATACTTCAGTGGATATGCAGAGAACCTGCTTTCTTACGACAAAAAACAAAGCAATGCCCGTCTTGGGTTAATGCTTTTCTTTTAGTTTATTCATCAAAAATAAAAAGGCCACCCGAAGGTGGCCTGTTTTAAGTAAGTTTGTCGGCAGTGATTATTTTGACTGCACGTTTAGGATCTTAGCTTGAGCTGCATTCAGGAATTGCCCTTTGAACACTGGAGCATTCGAGATGTCAGTTACACCAAGAGTAAGCTTTCTTTCATTCTTAGAGTCAACCAGAGAGATAATCCCTTTAGAAGAATCTAGAGATACTTTTGAGAAAGAGATAAGTGCGTTTTGGTTAACAAGAGCACCTTCATAAGTTGATCTGTCGTCAGCTCTCTTACCGATAACAAGAGTCATGTCGTATCCACCAACGTTTACAGCGTGTTTACCAACAAGTTGGTCGATTGAAAGACCTTCAACGTTAGCTTGTCCGTATACAGAGATGTTTGATTGAGCAAGAGTTCCTGTGAAAGTTGATTTTCCGTAACGAGCTGTTGCGAAGTATCCTTTTACAGTTTTTGTTTCTCTATCTAGTTCCATTTTGAAGAATGGAGACTGGATTTCTTGGTTGTTGTCATTGTTGTAGACATCTTCGTTAGAGAAGAATGTGTTTCCAAGAAGACCTGCTTGCTTGAAAGAAACTTTGATGATTCTTGATTGAGAAGCAACAAAGTTAACAACTAGAGCGTCACGGTCGTTAGACTCCATAACGATTACGTTGTCGATTCTTAGGTTTTTCGCCATTTCAGCGTTGTCGAAAGTTACTTTATAAACACCTTCGTGTCCTGGACGTAATTTCATCGCAGCAAGAGTCATATCGCGAACGATAGCAACACCAGCTTGGTATAGGTAGTATTCATCTTTAATCGCACGAGAGTAATCTTTTGCGAATTCAGCGAATTTTACCATTTCATCCATTTCTGCAACAGTCTTAGCAGTTTGAGCTTTCGCAGAAAGAGTCATAAGTAGGTTGTAACGACCTGACTGAACTGCTTGTGCCTTATAAAGAGTGATGTATAGGCTTGAATCGATCGGAGAAATTTTTACGTAACGAACTGATACATCTCCAAGGAAGATCTTAAGGTCACGACATGACCACTCAGAACATCCATCTAGTTTTTCGTATACTGGAACCAGGACTTGAAGTTCAGTATAAAGGTTTTTGATAACCGCTTCAGTTTCATTTTTATTAACAAGGTCTTTTAGGTAGTAAACGAACTCACCTCTAGCATCAAGACTTACAGTCTTAAGAACTTCAGTGATTTCTCCGTTACATAGAAGAACGCCTTGCTCAGCTAAACACGCTTCTACCATTTTTACAGCTGGTTCAAGTTTCGCGTTTAATGCGAAAGCCGGGACCGATGCAACTAGTGCCAGGATCAAAAGTAGTTTTTTCATATTATTAACCTCAGTTTATTTTAAAGCTTAAATTTAACGTTAAATTGGTGTCCGTTATTCAATGTCACGATAGCAACCCCTGACACAACTGAAGGTGAATTCTCTCCAGTTTGAAGTGTTACAGCAAAGTTACTGTTCTCATTGTCATTTGATCTGTTCGGGAAGCTTCTGCCATTGAAGATATAATCAACTTCAGCAACAGCGTCTTTTTTGTCAGTATCAAGTGATAATGTGAATGAAGTGTAACCATCTTTCTTCACGATTCTGAAGTCAGACTCTTCAAGTCTATAAAGAGGGTTCGTTTCAATTAATGACTGAACTGATTTGTTAGAAGCTAGTTTTGGGTTAGCTGTAAAATCGTAGTTCGAAGCAGTTGCGAAGTCTTCGTATGAAGACCATGCAGAGTAATGGGCCACTACTTTGCTTCTGTAATCACGGATAGCTCCAAGAGCTGTTTCAATAACTGCGTCTTCGCTCATCTGTCCCATTTGGTTTGCTTCAAATGAGTCAGCAAACATCTGAAGAGACTCTTCAGAGATTGAACTGTAGTTAGCAGAGATATCAAGAGAAGAGTCTAGCTTTTGAAGTTGAAGCAGAACGTTTGTTTTAACTTCTTCCCCTACTGATTCTTTTCTTAACTCAGCAATATTTTCTTCGTTCTTAGCTTCCTGAACTCTTCTCTTATAAGAGAAGTTCAGACCTGAGAAAGAAATAATTGACCACTTCACAGACTTAACGTTTGCCTGAGAAGCTCTTTCCATGTTGATCGCCATTTTGTGCTTGTCACTGTTTAACAGTGCGTAGCTTTGTAAGCTTCTTTGATCAAGATCAGAAGTCAGACCTTTGTTCAGTCTAGCTTCAACTTGAGCAAGTTCATACTTGTTAGCATCAGTTGTCGAGATCAGAGTTCTGATTGCTGCAAGCTCAGAAGTGTACATGTTGTAGATGTCCACTCTTTCCATGTTTAAACGAAGGATCCATTTTTTAAGGTCAGCGATTCTATCAGCTGAGAACTTTCTTTCGATCCATCTTTCTTGTTGGTAGCTCAGAATCTGAACTTCAAGATCGATTGTTTTAAGGATAACTTCGTGAGTAAGGATATCGTAGTAAAGGTGAGCTAGTTCGTTGTTAAGAACATCGCGCGCATCATATAGGTTATAAAGAGCGGCCTTTTCAAGGTACTTGTTCTTAGAAACGTTATAGATCTTAGTTGGGATAGAAAGAACAGCTTCAACAGCGATTGGGGCCCAGAAATAACTCAGACCCATCGCCATCCCTAGAAGGTGACCAGTTGTAATTGGGTTGAATTGAGCTCTTGCTACTGAAACGTTTCTTTTAGCGATAATATAGTTCTCAAAAGCGATATCAACGTCAGTATTTCTGTCGTTAGCGATTTTTTTCATTTCGCTGATCGACTTTCTTCCTTCCGTAGTCTTTAACATTGCTTCAAGATTATCTCTGACATTTGGAAGCGGGTTTACGACGGCGGCGTTAGCCACACTCATCGATAAAACCAGCGCTGCTGCAATTAGTTTTTTCATATAAGTATTTCCTTTTACCTAACCGTTATTATGAACGAGGGATCTCGTTAGTGATCATGTTTGCACCAATTAGACGCTTAAGCTTGATGTACTTAAGTTCTAGTTCGTACTTAAGTTTTGAAGCTTCTCTCTCTGCGTACATAACGTTTAGTTCTGCTTTTTTAGTCGCGATGAAAGAGTTTAAAAGGTCAGTTTGTGCTGCCTGAGCTTGAGCGTACTCTTCTCTGGCCATGTCTAATAACTGCGCTTGGTAAGCGATTTTTTGTTTTTGAGATTCGATTTGTGAGTATTGAGCTACTACTTGATTTTTGATTTCGTAGATAGCTTTTTTCTTCATAAGTTCGATTTTGTTAACTTCGTGCTTAGCGATTGATACTCTTGAGAAGTAATCAAATCCTACACCACCCCATGAGATCCAAGAAAGAGCTACACCTTTCTTTTGCTTGTTAGCAGCTGAGATCATCCAGTCGAATTGTTCAACTTCTTTAGAGTTGTTAACTGCGATTGTTGTCGCTTCTTCAGCTGTAGCTGGGAAATCAAGACCTTCGTTGTAGAACTCTAGTTGATCGATTCCAAGAGCTTCCTGGTTGTCTTTTACTTGAAGGATTAACTTAAGTGCGAATTCTTCAGTTTTAACAAGTTCGTTTCCGTTTACTGATTGAGTCTTTGAAGAAACTACGTTTCTTTGAGTTCTGTAGTACTCAGAGAAGTCGATCGCACCAAGATCATAAGCTTCTTGTGAACGAGCTGCGATTTCGTTTGTGATCGCTTGTTCTTTCTTGAAAGATTCAAGCATTTCATTGTGGTATTGGAAAAGGAACATTGTGTTTTCTAAATCTTCAAGAAGGTTTTTTTGAACGATTCTTCTGTTAACGTTAGCTGCTTGAGCTAAGTCTTTCTGAGCTGCTGCTTCGAAAAATCTTGATGGTTCTGGTACTAGTGTACGAAGAATTGCATATTGGTAATCGTAGATAAGCATATCTACTGAAAGAGTTGGAAGAAGTTGAAGCGACTTCGTTCTTGCCTGGCTTTTTACTAATACGTACTGCTCGTACGCAATTGAAACTTTGATGTTTTCATTAACAACTTGTTCTTTCGCTGTTTGAAGAGAGTACTGCTCTCCAGCGAACGATTGGGCAGCAAATAGCCCAAGCAGGACCACAAAACCGATAATCTTTTTCATACACACATCTCCAAAATTTATTAACTTATGTTTAGCACGTTTACTGAGGAATCCTTCCAACACTTTAATCACACTGTATTTTTTACTCTGTCTTCTCATCCCACCAAAGGCCGATATTCTTTCCAAGGCCAATGAGGAGACCTTTCTGAACATCAAACTCCGCGAAAGTTTGATGCCAACGAAGGTCTAACAAACTTTCTTTGTTTATCCAAGAGTAGTGAGAAAATTGAGGGACTAGTTCATCTTTTGAAGTACTTATCTCGCTTTTCAAAAGACTTCCGCCCATACACGAATAATCTCCATAACTTGGACTGAATCTAAAACTAAAGATATCCTCAGTTTTAGTCTGAATTTGGCAAAATTCATTCTCTGGAAGTAAATCTTTAGGCAGCCTAAAACTCTTTGGTTCCCCAAGTACGCTGCTAAGAGTTCGCAGAGTACCGGTTTCATCTGAAGAAAAATAAGCTCCAAGTGAAGTTAAAAATTTCACTTCAGAATGTGCGGGCCCGGGAAGTTCGACGAGCTTCTTACCCCACTCAATAAGCTTTGTCTTGGGATTTTGATCCCAAACGCCACCTGTTCCATCAATAAAATAGACTGTATCCCCTGAGATTTTCGTTCCGAGTACAAGATTGTTCATTTTTTGAACGTGGAACTGTGAAAACAAATCCCAAGAGACTGCATAGACTTCGGGGAACTCCTGTCTAAACTTGGTCTGAATCAAGGCTTTTTTTAATCTGGCGTCTGACCAGATTAAGCTCGCTGGCTCATCTATTGCCGGAGCAATTTTAGTCCAGGTCTTATTCTCTAAATTCACAATCACTGAGTAATATAAATCCTGATCCTGATCGCGGTATTCAACGATGGCCTCAGGGTATTGATATGAAGAAATATGAACATGATTCATATCGAAGAAGACTGCACTCGAAGGAACAGTTATATCGACATTTAAAGTGCGGTCCAGGTCAATGAAGCTGATGGTATTTTTATCCAACACTGTCGTCATCAATGTTCCCAGCTGGTGAGTGGCCCCACTGTGTTCTTTGATAAACTCAATTTGATCATTATTGATTCTAAAGATAATTTGTCCGTTTGAAAGAGGCTTTCTAAAAACGGTGTAACCGTCTTGTTCCTGAACATAAACCTGGCGCTCTTTTTCCAGACTTAAAAGTTTATCGCTATCGGCGATTTCAACCCAGTTTGAATCGGCAAGATTGAAGCGGAAGATCTGTCCTTTTGTATCGTTGATTTTGTACACGACCCCAGTGTTCGTCAGAATAATTCTCGTATCGTTGTTAGCGGTAAAAAGAATTCTTCCATCTTTTAGGTTTATCAATTTATTTGAATCTAAAAGTGCAAGAGAGTTGCGCGAAATTTTAATTGTATCGAAATAAGGAAGCGCCATTGCTCTGATATACGCGGGAATCACTCCCCAACGACGGCCAATCTCGGCCCTCGGGTCTGAGTGAAAATAAGGAATGGTCTTGAACCAATTTTGTAGAGTCTTTGTTTCCCCATTAAAACTTAAGGCCTTCTGAGCTTTTGTTTCAAAAAAGGTCTGGCAAGCGCGGACGTCAATCAAAGTACAGTAGGTCGTGATCTCAGTGTAGAGTTGGTTTAACTCCAGGTCGATGTGATAAGTGCTTAGTCCTACCCATAAATTTGTTTTTGGAAAACAGTCAGTACTGCATGGATTTTCAGGTCGAGAAATAACCGCATCTCTATCTGATAAAAGTTTCTGAACCTGCCCCATCCACTTAGTCATCAGCTCATCAGCGTTTAATCCCCATCTTCTTGCAGGTGTATCAGAACCTAAACTTGAAAACAGGTTATTTTCCATAATAAAGCGCAGACCTGTTAATGTCACAGGTACGCCTTCTATCGTAATTGTGGCCGCACGTAAACCAGTAACCCAACGGTCATTAAGTCCCGGTGAGAAATTTCCAAATTCTTTAACCAGCATATCGATGTCATGGAACTTCTTTAGAAGTTTGGCATCTCTACTTGGTGTTCCCCAGTCTTCATCCCCGGCACTTCCTGGACGGCAATCATTTCTTTTGCAGTACTCGTAACCTTTTGTGACGATTTGAACACGTTGTTCAGCATAACCGGTAATATCATTAACACCCATTTCAACCAGCTTTAGCGGGTCGTAACTTTCTTTTACACGCGATAAAACAAATTGAATGAATGCCGGAAATTCTTCTTTAATAGATGGATCAAACTGCTCTTCTGAATAAGTAGGTCTGGCGTCCTTTTTTTGTAGAACCCATGTTGAGTTAACAATTACCGGCCATCTGAAGGCCAGGATTTCTTTGTTTCCTTTATATGGCCAGTCTTGATCCAGGAAAACTTCTTTTGCTAAAACGCGCAGGGCACGCGGGCTCGTTGAGGCCAGAGTGTAAACCGGCAGCTCTGTCGCTTCATCATAATGAGTTTCTGTAATAATTTTGGCGTGACCTGAACCATTATTCTGAGTGATGATAAATGTTCCGGCAATCAGACCTTCTTTATCAATTCTAACTGGAAAACCATCATTCACCACGGTTCTGGTGCTGGTTAAATTCATGACGTAATCAAGGGCCGCCATGAATAGTTCATCATCGTACCAGTTGGTGGCCGTATCATATTTGCGCCACTCTTTTTTCATCGAGTAATGGCCAAAAAGCCCACCAGTATCGGCAACAGTATTGGCGACTGGAAGTGAATTCATGCGGGCGAAAATCCAGCGAAGACCAACTAAAGCATCAGCACAGTCTGTTTGAATTTTGTATTTTTTAAAAAATTCCGGCGTCACTTCATTTTGTAACCAGGCCGCATATTTGTTTTCCCACTCATCATTCCATTGGTTTTTTGCCAGCCAAATGTATTGGTTTTTATCTTTTCCAAAAAGTTTATCCTGCTCTTTTTCAATTTTTGCCTGAACCGGCCATGAGACAAGAGAAGAGACTTTTTGATATTTAGGAAAGTTTTTTACAATGTAATTTTCTAAGTCAGATTTCTTCTTAAAATAAAATGAACCAATTAAAGTTTGAAACTCTCCTTTTTCCTGAAAGAAGTGATTTAGTTTTAAACCCTCATCAGTTTTTTCAATCGAAAGATAATTTCTGCTTCCTAATTGTGATTTGGTCCACAACTCATCTGCATGAGAAATATTTATGAATAAAGACACTGTTCCAAGTATCTTCAAAAGGTTTTTTAAAGAAATCACGTACAACCCCATCTATTTTATTGAGCATCGGAGTTTTAAGCTTCATTTGACAGATAAACCATGTTCTCTGTAATTTTTACCCGAATTCTCTTGGCCTATACTTTTTGTACTATAAGGATGGTTATGAAAAATAAAATTGTCTTAACTCTACTTGTTTTAAC contains:
- a CDS encoding phospholipase A; the encoded protein is MAAFFILGHGMLKPLVFSLVFTLSPQATSATPVEGTTSNEEKINEEIEKHDPQKEIEEASSDVVGVNPREKFSLYQPTYFIFGKDDLKLQFSGKYRVAKSYNLYLGYTQTMFWNIYESSAPFGDINYNPEAFYRLTENDTKFLRSLDIGMLHTSNGEDGDKSRSINRLFAKTNFASHIGRNNILGELKLQHIYSKANNNRNIVDYMGYWELKMIVTHILTIGKGRLDLEYRVFAGKKVVNFSSGGRELGLIYHFGSPNFNPSIYFQYFSGYAENLLSYDKKQSNARLGLMLFF
- a CDS encoding DUF1328 domain-containing protein; this translates as MLRAAIIFFVLGLIAMLFGAYGIAGVSIEVGKVLLMVFIVLAILSFVVGLIRGGGGKHLP
- a CDS encoding sigma-54-dependent transcriptional regulator, whose product is MKTKKLSTLMIIDDDKDLLDLLCSFFKQRGYNVVTYEDARLALDDIESSKVAVDVVLSDFKLPVMSGVDFIKRIRKINLVLPIILMTAEGSLEVSLEAIEAGAYDFVLKPLHFPQLLISVQRALFLNQVQIENTNLKSLFNEQDFLGLKGVIGRSPGFKQAMELAKRVSSSQANIIISGESGSGKEVVARAVHELGERKNQPFIAINCSAIPENLLESELFGYAKGAFTGAMGSKIGLFEEANNGTLFLDEIGDLALPLQAKLLRVLQERKIKRIGENQPRDITARIICATHKNLKKEVEAGRFREDLYFRLNVIPIYMPPLRDRKEDILPLSEYFLKKFSLMNNVSIKGFTKEAIKKLETLPWQGNVRELENAIERAVVLAQSDYIEPDDLPSTDHSSEEKKIEGSVDGALFSINSLMTLEDVCKKYIEFIFKRNNFAKEQTAKELDIDRKTLYRKLKEIESYELN
- a CDS encoding TolC family protein, with protein sequence MKKIIGFVVLLGLFAAQSFAGEQYSLQTAKEQVVNENIKVSIAYEQYVLVKSQARTKSLQLLPTLSVDMLIYDYQYAILRTLVPEPSRFFEAAAQKDLAQAANVNRRIVQKNLLEDLENTMFLFQYHNEMLESFKKEQAITNEIAARSQEAYDLGAIDFSEYYRTQRNVVSSKTQSVNGNELVKTEEFALKLILQVKDNQEALGIDQLEFYNEGLDFPATAEEATTIAVNNSKEVEQFDWMISAANKQKKGVALSWISWGGVGFDYFSRVSIAKHEVNKIELMKKKAIYEIKNQVVAQYSQIESQKQKIAYQAQLLDMAREEYAQAQAAQTDLLNSFIATKKAELNVMYAEREASKLKYELELKYIKLKRLIGANMITNEIPRS
- a CDS encoding CsbD family protein gives rise to the protein MHFDTNKETKRDFVLNEDTIKGKWTEAKGEIRKMWGKLTDDDLEQAKGDLTALTGIIQQRYGESKESIQTKLNDYFSDTWGNVKSGIARGAEKAKEAVAEAAESAKQKL
- a CDS encoding TolC family protein, whose translation is MKKLIAAALVLSMSVANAAVVNPLPNVRDNLEAMLKTTEGRKSISEMKKIANDRNTDVDIAFENYIIAKRNVSVARAQFNPITTGHLLGMAMGLSYFWAPIAVEAVLSIPTKIYNVSKNKYLEKAALYNLYDARDVLNNELAHLYYDILTHEVILKTIDLEVQILSYQQERWIERKFSADRIADLKKWILRLNMERVDIYNMYTSELAAIRTLISTTDANKYELAQVEARLNKGLTSDLDQRSLQSYALLNSDKHKMAINMERASQANVKSVKWSIISFSGLNFSYKRRVQEAKNEENIAELRKESVGEEVKTNVLLQLQKLDSSLDISANYSSISEESLQMFADSFEANQMGQMSEDAVIETALGAIRDYRSKVVAHYSAWSSYEDFATASNYDFTANPKLASNKSVQSLIETNPLYRLEESDFRIVKKDGYTSFTLSLDTDKKDAVAEVDYIFNGRSFPNRSNDNENSNFAVTLQTGENSPSVVSGVAIVTLNNGHQFNVKFKL